A window of Brachyhypopomus gauderio isolate BG-103 unplaced genomic scaffold, BGAUD_0.2 sc790, whole genome shotgun sequence genomic DNA:
ACAACCAAACCAGCACTGACGGGGCTAAGAGCCCTGCTGCTGTTTGGCACGCTGACGTTAACGTGGTTAACCACACACTAGACAGGAAGGAGGGggttctccttctctcactctctgcctACCCTGCTCtctcaggctctgtttgcactggCGGGCGATGAAGACTGTGAGGTGAGGAAGAACGTGTGCAGGGCGTTGGTGATGCTCCTGGAGGTCCGCATAGACCGACTCATCCCACACATGCACAGCATCATCCAGGTgagacacacaccacctcatcccACACATGCACAGCATCATCCAGGTGAGACACacccccacgcacacacaccacctcatcccATATATGCACAGACAGTCATCTGAACACACCCACTCGTTGAAACAGTAATaattttacccccccccccccccccccccccccccccccccagtacaTGCTGCAGCGTACGCAGGACCCTGATGAGAATGTGGCTCTGGAAGCATGTGAGTTCTGGCTCACGTTGGCAGAGCAGCCCATCTGTAAGGAAGCTCTGTCAGGACACCTGGTGCAGTGAGTACCCcttccacacacatgcacacagtggtACAGTCCATTCCTGATGAGCTGAACTCTAAATATCTTGCCTGTCCTTATTCTGCATGCCTGTATTTGGTGTGCGCATTATGACACATCTCATATCCCCATATAGGCAGGGTTCATATACAGCAACAGCAATGTTGTGTACGCATACAACCACGCAGTACGTTTTCTGTAGACACACGGAATCGATCACAGAATAACCACATAGAAGAACCTACATTACTTTGAATTACAACAcgtataaatatgtatataaaaacacaaatacaagGTACTTATTTGTGTATATTCTGTACTTTTACTAACTGTTTTTCTAGGAAAAcataacaaaatataagttaTAAAAGCTGCAAAGAAACCACCCGTGGGAAAAAATATAAACGAAAATCAAAGCTAAACTGTAATCGTCTAACTGTAGAATCGCCTTGTAATTTACAGTattttgaaataaaataaacgATTGAGCAGaatatgaagtgtgtgtgtgtgtgtgtgtgtgtgtgtgtgtgtgtgtgtgtgtgctgtctcacCAGGCTTATACCCATCCTGGTGAATGGGATGAAGTACTCAGAGATTGACATCATTCTACTGAAGGTGGATGAGGCTCTCTGTCCTTCACGTCTGTCCTCCCTCTTGTCTGTctgtcctccctcctctctcaatgtgtctcccctctctccttcacgtcttttgtcttgtctCCTTTGCTCTTGTGGTTCTCTGCTCTCCTGTCCTGCAGGGGGACGTGGAGGAGGACGACAACGTCCCGGACAGCGAGCAGGACATAAAGCCTCGCTTTCACAAGTCCCGTACGGTCACCCTGCAGCATGAGGGCGGTGACGGCGAGGAGGGCGAGGACAtcgatgatgatgaggatgatgatgatgacgcgCTGTCCGACTGGAACCTGCGTAGGTTTGAGCGTTTGGGAGAAGAAACAAACATGCCGTTTACAAACTAAGCAGTTGAAGTGTGTAAGCCAATCAGGGAAAGGGAGCAGGGAGAAGGCGGGGCCAGCTTGATCCCGACCAATCAGGACTTGTATTTGTACAGGGAAGTGTTCAGCGGCGGCGCTGGACGTCCTGGCTAACGTATTCCGTGATGACCTGCTCCCCCACCTACTGCCTCTGCTGAAGGGGCTTCTGTTCCACCCGGACTGGGTCATCAAGGAGTCTGGTATTCTGGTGCTGGGGGCCATCGCTGAgggtgagtctctctctctctctctcgctctcgctctcgctctcgctctctctctcgctcgcctCGCTCGCTCGCTTGCTGTccctcacacatacatgcatgcatgttCTTCACACCTTAGTAATGAATATCTCGTtgaagtgtctctctctctctctctctctctcctcccccccccccccctccctcaggCTGTATGCAGGGCATGGTCCCCTACCTCCCTGAGCTGGTCCCCCACCTCATCCAGTGTCTGTGTGATAAGAAGGCTCTAGTGCGCTCCATCGCCTGCTGGACGCTGAGCCGCTACGCCCACTGGGTGGTCAGCCAGCCGCCAGACGCCCACCTCAAACCCCTCATGACGGAGCTGCTCAAACGCATCCTCGACGGCAACAAGAGGGTGCAGGAGGCTGCCtgcaggtaggtgtgtgtgtgtgtgtgcaggagtccgcctgcaggggtgtgtgtgtgcgcgtgtgcgtgcaggACAGTgctaatttcgttgacgaataattttcgtcatagttttcaTCAACGAGGCTTTTTTTCATGACAAAAAATGAgatgataactaaataaaaacaatacgaagggataaaaacaatgacgaaattaatggacattttcgtcaacaaataaaaacgagatgaaaatattggccagcgatgACATTCAATCagatttagtttagtgaaaggtagggataagttaagaataCTACTTTAGAGGCTTCCGGTCTGGGTCATGTAGGAGCAAGACGTGAGAACGAGGGTCTCCTGAGATTTTGACTAAAATCACCTGTAAACACCTATATACACGACTTTACACCGAAGTGTTTGTATCATAACTTAATTATTCGTCGTAACAGCGAGTTCCAAGTTACTAAACATGTCTAAGAAAGACTCTGAGAGGAAGTCCAGCCGAACGCTGAGTACCAAAGTGGCTAACATGGCGGCAGACGCTAGTGCTGAAGACCTCGGTAAGATATTGGCGACAGAGATGGAAAAGCAACGCGAACATTTGAAAATGGACATGACGTCTCTAATTAATACATCGCTGGCGCCTATCCAGGCATCTATAGCACGTTTTCAAGAGACGGTGAATAAACTGGATAAGAGGGTCGCCGCGGTAGAGTCCACAGCAGGTAACAACTTCGATGCGCTGTTCAAGGCTGAAAAAGATATCGCGGAATTGAAAAAGCTAAACGCTACAATGATGGACCGCATCGATGACCTGGAGAACCGGTTTAGGAGGGTGAATCTTCGCATCATTAATGTGCCTGAAGGTAGCGAAAAGAAAGCGGACAACATGGTCATGTTCGTCTCAACCCTCTTGAAGGATTACATGGGAGACGCTTTCCCTCAGTCATCCAAATTGGAACGAGCTCATCGGATCTCGCCACGGAGACCAAAAAAAGGCAACCCGAGTCAGAGACCTATAATCGTCGCATTCCACAGCTTTCAAGACCGCGAGCAAGTTCTGAAATGGGCAAGGCATAATGAAATCACCTACGAGGAACATACCCTGAGATTTTACCCCGATCTCAGCGCTCACC
This region includes:
- the LOC143508103 gene encoding transportin-2-like — protein: MEWQPDEQSLQQVLVLLKDSQSPDTATQRAVQEKLEQLNQYPDFNNYLIFVLTSLKSEDEPTRSLSGLILKNNVKAHYQNFPPAVADFIKQECLNNIGDPSPLIRATIGILITTIASKGELQTWPELLPQLCNLLNSEDYNTCEGSFGALQKICEDSSELLDSDALNRPLNIMIPKFLQFFKHCSPKIRSHAIACVNQFIIGRAQALMDNIDTFIEALFALAGDEDCEVRKNVCRALVMLLEVRIDRLIPHMHSIIQYMLQRTQDPDENVALEACEFWLTLAEQPICKEALSGHLVQLIPILVNGMKYSEIDIILLKGDVEEDDNVPDSEQDIKPRFHKSRTVTLQHEGGDGEEGEDIDDDEDDDDDALSDWNLRKCSAAALDVLANVFRDDLLPHLLPLLKGLLFHPDWVIKESGILVLGAIAEGCMQGMVPYLPELVPHLIQCLCDKKALVRSIACWTLSRYAHWVVSQPPDAHLKPLMTELLKRILDGNKRVQEAACR